From the genome of Periplaneta americana isolate PAMFEO1 chromosome 15, P.americana_PAMFEO1_priV1, whole genome shotgun sequence, one region includes:
- the LOC138715369 gene encoding uncharacterized protein, translating into MEKSTFALSLVVIILIQGSYNTAQDSRSKGDALTTLQNKFQEYVPSFKYTLKLKEDIIRDIEHYYNDLVELNKQRSGDKVDQLLVSSLRSIISKRIPDSENYVTEEEKTLNMGREMIKYLKASVEQLETM; encoded by the exons ATGGAGAAGTCTACATTTGCTTTGTCCCTTGTGGTCATAATCCTCATTCAG GGAAGTTACAACACTGCACAAGATTCAAGGAGCAAGG GTGATGCCTTGACGACGCTGCAGAATAAATTTCAAGAATATGTCCCATCATTTAAGTATACTCTCAAGTTAAAAGAAGATATTATTAGAGATATTGAACATTATTATAACGATCTTGTGGAGTTAAACAAACAACGTTCAG GTGACAAAGTTGATCAACTTCTAGTAAGCAGCCTTAGAAGTATTATTTCTAAACGCATTCCAGACTCTGAGAATTACGTAACTGAAGAAGAGAAGACCCTGAATATGGGAAGAGAAATGATTAAGTATCTTAAAGCTTCAGTAGAACAGCTAGAAACCATGTAA